A single window of Rubripirellula lacrimiformis DNA harbors:
- a CDS encoding peroxiredoxin-like family protein, giving the protein MTSLQQQTQAQIEKTRQAKPEFMDRIDELMVQATQFKQGGQAIAVGQRAPDFELPNSNGDPTKLSGLLRRGPVVLMFYRGGWCPYCNLQLRAMQTRLSEIHALGAELVAISPQVPEQSLSMIEKAELEFPVLSDQDARVAAQFGVAWQVPELILDHMRKDRGLDLAQINNGNAAVLPIPATFVLSADGVVIWRYVNVDYRSRAEPDDVIMALKN; this is encoded by the coding sequence GTGACAAGCCTTCAACAGCAAACCCAGGCCCAGATCGAAAAGACGCGGCAAGCCAAACCTGAATTCATGGATCGGATCGATGAATTGATGGTTCAAGCAACGCAATTCAAACAAGGCGGCCAAGCAATCGCAGTCGGGCAGCGTGCACCTGATTTCGAACTGCCCAATTCCAACGGAGATCCGACGAAGTTATCCGGACTGCTGCGGCGAGGGCCAGTGGTGTTGATGTTCTATCGCGGCGGATGGTGCCCCTATTGCAACCTGCAATTGCGCGCGATGCAAACGCGGCTGTCCGAGATCCATGCACTCGGTGCCGAGCTGGTGGCGATCAGCCCCCAAGTTCCCGAACAGTCTTTAAGCATGATTGAAAAAGCCGAACTGGAATTCCCTGTCTTGTCCGACCAGGATGCTCGCGTGGCCGCACAGTTTGGCGTTGCATGGCAGGTGCCCGAACTGATCCTGGATCATATGCGAAAAGACCGTGGCCTTGATCTGGCACAAATCAACAACGGCAACGCTGCGGTGCTGCCCATTCCGGCAACTTTCGTGCTTTCCGCCGACGGCGTGGTGATCTGGCGATACGTCAACGTCGACTATCGAAGTCGCGCCGAACCCGACGACGTGATCATGGCTCTGAAAAACTAG
- a CDS encoding LptF/LptG family permease, producing MPTRLTRYVLLEILKIFFVSLIALTMLILLIGVGRELIRRGLGIMAVVQLLPFVLPISLQFAFPATALFSVCCVYGRMAADGEVATVKSSGISPLKLLQPAFIFAALLSPVAVYVSDLAVSWGRPGVNRVVMLSIVDIAYRVLESEHSYTSEQGFSISVREVDGRTLVRPRVTVHNSGNSGPMILTATTGELSLDPESEMLLLKVVDSQFQGGSSFQSLVPGENEFRIPLSDAMSKKDISDQSPSELPLRLISSERIRQDSRSHETVGKMAAHTGFSILASRTEEIAGGEGQSLTHSLSRSKRRLVRLQTEPWRRWAWGFSCFFFVVVGAPLAMIAKTSDYWTTFGLCFLPTLIVYYPLFIFGLEQAKDGTVPPYGVWLGNGILAMIGMGLIARVRRY from the coding sequence GTGCCCACTCGTCTGACACGTTACGTGCTGCTGGAGATTCTGAAGATATTCTTCGTTTCTTTGATCGCGCTGACGATGTTGATCCTGCTGATCGGCGTAGGGCGAGAATTGATTCGTCGTGGTTTGGGGATCATGGCGGTGGTCCAGCTGCTGCCGTTCGTTTTGCCCATCTCGTTGCAGTTTGCATTTCCGGCAACCGCACTGTTTTCGGTCTGCTGTGTCTATGGACGGATGGCGGCCGATGGCGAAGTGGCGACCGTCAAGTCGTCGGGGATTTCGCCGCTGAAACTGTTGCAGCCCGCGTTCATTTTTGCTGCTTTGCTTAGCCCCGTTGCCGTCTATGTCTCCGACTTAGCGGTTTCTTGGGGGCGGCCGGGCGTGAACCGAGTGGTGATGCTATCGATCGTGGACATCGCCTATCGCGTCTTGGAATCCGAGCATTCATACACATCCGAGCAGGGGTTTTCGATCAGTGTCCGCGAAGTCGACGGACGGACGTTGGTGCGACCGCGGGTCACCGTTCACAACAGCGGCAATTCAGGGCCGATGATTTTGACGGCCACCACGGGCGAATTGAGTCTGGATCCCGAGTCCGAGATGCTGCTGTTGAAGGTTGTCGACAGCCAGTTCCAAGGCGGCAGTTCGTTCCAGTCGCTGGTGCCCGGCGAGAATGAGTTTCGGATTCCGCTGTCCGACGCGATGAGCAAGAAAGACATCAGCGACCAGAGTCCAAGTGAACTGCCGTTGCGGCTGATCAGCAGTGAACGGATTCGCCAGGACAGCCGATCGCACGAGACCGTCGGCAAGATGGCCGCCCACACTGGTTTTTCGATCCTGGCGTCGCGAACCGAAGAAATCGCCGGTGGCGAAGGCCAATCGCTGACCCATTCGCTCTCTCGCAGCAAACGGCGGTTGGTCCGACTGCAGACCGAACCATGGCGACGATGGGCGTGGGGATTCAGTTGCTTTTTCTTTGTCGTCGTGGGAGCACCGCTCGCCATGATCGCCAAGACCAGTGACTACTGGACCACGTTTGGACTGTGCTTTCTGCCCACGTTGATCGTCTACTACCCGCTATTCATCTTTGGATTGGAACAGGCCAAAGACGGCACCGTTCCGCCCTATGGGGTTTGGTTGGGCAACGGAATCCTGGCGATGATCGGGATGGGATTGATCGCCCGAGTCCGCCGGTATTGA
- a CDS encoding AAA family ATPase: MSHDAAGNVDVLSEADASRLHEARKRILDQLGKVIVGQEHVIDEILICLFSRGHVMLEGVPGLAKTLMISTLAKTLDLSFSRIQFTPDLMPADVTGTEIIEEDRATGHREFRFMQGPLFANVVLADEINRTPPKTQAALLEAMQERQVTVGRNRHELGNPFFVLATQNPIEQEGTYPLPEAQQDRFMFKVFVEYPSFDEEFEVARRTTGTQTSVVEPVLTAEEILRLQQLVRQVPISDHVVRYVLSLVRQTRVGSEGVPDFVNELVGWGAGPRAVQFLILGGKARALLKGRFHVQVEDIQALANAVLRHRMVVNFAAESDGITSDDVIQRIIAATPTTEDELSRDARFQKIFAS, from the coding sequence ATGTCGCATGATGCTGCGGGAAACGTAGATGTTCTCAGCGAGGCCGACGCCAGCCGTCTGCACGAAGCTCGAAAACGGATTCTGGACCAACTGGGCAAGGTCATTGTTGGCCAGGAACATGTCATTGACGAGATCCTGATCTGCCTGTTCAGCCGCGGCCACGTGATGCTTGAAGGCGTTCCGGGACTGGCCAAGACGCTGATGATCAGCACGCTGGCCAAAACGCTGGACCTTTCATTCAGCCGCATTCAGTTCACTCCTGACCTGATGCCGGCCGACGTGACGGGTACCGAGATCATCGAAGAGGATCGCGCGACCGGCCACCGCGAATTCCGTTTCATGCAGGGCCCGTTGTTCGCCAATGTTGTCTTGGCGGACGAAATCAACCGCACACCGCCCAAGACTCAGGCAGCGTTGCTAGAAGCGATGCAGGAACGGCAGGTGACGGTCGGTCGCAACCGACACGAACTGGGCAATCCGTTTTTTGTGCTGGCGACACAAAACCCGATCGAACAGGAGGGCACTTACCCGCTGCCCGAAGCCCAGCAAGACCGGTTCATGTTCAAGGTGTTTGTCGAATACCCAAGCTTTGACGAAGAATTCGAGGTCGCTCGCCGAACCACCGGCACCCAAACATCGGTCGTCGAACCGGTTTTGACCGCGGAAGAAATCCTGCGTCTGCAGCAACTCGTTCGCCAAGTTCCGATCAGCGATCATGTCGTGCGTTACGTGCTATCGCTGGTCCGCCAAACGCGGGTCGGCAGCGAAGGCGTTCCTGACTTTGTGAACGAATTGGTCGGCTGGGGTGCCGGACCTCGCGCGGTTCAGTTCCTGATTTTGGGTGGCAAAGCCCGGGCGTTGCTGAAAGGCCGATTCCACGTCCAGGTCGAAGACATCCAAGCACTCGCCAATGCCGTCCTTCGCCACCGCATGGTTGTCAACTTTGCGGCCGAAAGCGACGGAATCACTAGCGACGATGTGATCCAACGGATCATCGCAGCCACGCCAACGACCGAAGACGAGCTTTCACGCGATGCCCGATTCCAGAAGATATTTGCGTCCTGA
- a CDS encoding sigma-54-dependent transcriptional regulator, whose product MADKTLDLLFVEDDPDFVAGCIRWFQRNGHSVTHTTSGQDGIDQCVKHDFDVAVLDWNLPGLSGLELVQRMRDMNPETEIIVLTGEATIENAVESMRQGVFDFLSKPFPMGELETRCLRALERRSLRRENALLREVIDRAIRPQTQMIGQSEQIAKVFRLVDRVAPTDSPVLIEGESGTGKELVARAIHLGNARAGRPMVTVNCAALPEQLVESELFGHEKGSFTGATAAKPGLFEVANGSTLFIDEIGELPLALQPKLLRVLEDGSLRRVGSEKERHVDVRIVAATNRNLKQEVEEGRFREDLYYRINVLTIGLPPLRERSGDISLLVNHFLGKGYELDDDARSALESYHWPGNIRQLINVIKRAKILADDVITMDDLPEELDVPTSASSTESVDVEGSLISLQRDHIHEVLGQVSGNKSAAARILGVERRKLYRMMKQHGIET is encoded by the coding sequence ATGGCCGATAAAACTTTAGACCTTTTGTTTGTCGAGGACGATCCAGACTTTGTGGCTGGCTGCATTCGTTGGTTTCAACGCAATGGCCATTCGGTCACCCATACGACCAGCGGCCAGGATGGAATTGACCAGTGTGTCAAACATGACTTTGACGTCGCCGTGCTGGATTGGAATTTGCCGGGGCTCAGCGGACTGGAACTGGTCCAACGCATGCGGGACATGAATCCCGAGACTGAAATCATCGTGCTGACCGGCGAAGCGACGATTGAAAATGCTGTCGAGTCCATGCGCCAGGGTGTGTTCGACTTTTTGTCGAAACCATTTCCGATGGGCGAACTGGAAACCCGCTGCCTAAGGGCATTGGAGCGCAGAAGTTTGCGGAGAGAGAACGCGCTGCTGCGGGAAGTCATCGATCGGGCCATCCGACCGCAAACCCAAATGATTGGTCAGTCCGAACAAATCGCCAAGGTGTTCCGCTTGGTCGATCGCGTGGCCCCGACCGATAGCCCCGTTCTGATCGAAGGCGAAAGCGGGACGGGGAAAGAATTGGTGGCCCGGGCGATTCATTTAGGGAACGCTCGCGCCGGCCGCCCCATGGTCACGGTGAACTGCGCGGCTCTTCCTGAACAGTTGGTCGAAAGCGAGTTGTTTGGGCACGAAAAAGGATCCTTCACCGGCGCGACTGCCGCCAAGCCCGGTTTGTTCGAAGTCGCCAACGGCAGCACCCTGTTTATCGATGAAATCGGCGAATTGCCACTCGCCCTTCAGCCCAAGTTGTTGCGGGTATTAGAAGATGGTTCCTTGCGACGAGTCGGATCCGAGAAAGAACGTCATGTGGATGTGCGGATCGTCGCGGCGACCAATCGAAACTTGAAACAAGAAGTCGAAGAAGGCCGTTTCCGCGAAGATCTGTATTATCGGATCAATGTGCTGACCATCGGTTTGCCGCCACTACGCGAACGAAGCGGCGACATCTCGTTGCTGGTCAACCATTTCTTGGGCAAAGGGTACGAACTCGATGACGATGCCCGGTCTGCTCTTGAATCCTATCACTGGCCCGGCAACATTCGGCAACTGATCAACGTCATCAAACGAGCCAAAATCCTTGCCGATGACGTGATCACGATGGACGACCTGCCCGAGGAATTGGATGTTCCCACGTCGGCCAGTTCAACCGAATCGGTGGACGTCGAAGGATCTCTGATCTCGCTACAACGGGATCACATCCATGAAGTCCTGGGGCAAGTCAGCGGCAATAAGTCGGCTGCTGCACGTATCTTAGGGGTGGAGCGTCGCAAGCTGTACCGAATGATGAAGCAGCACGGAATCGAAACCTGA
- a CDS encoding DoxX family protein — MIVLEIIISGAFLYAGVSKLWGAPSLADQFDDFRLPRFMMYVIGSLEIIGSIGLFVEPLTLWAAVGLAALMALAVASHIKARHTFDKIAPSLSLMILATMLAAIIYR, encoded by the coding sequence ATGATCGTACTAGAAATCATCATCAGCGGCGCATTCTTGTACGCCGGGGTGAGCAAACTATGGGGCGCCCCTTCACTGGCGGATCAGTTCGATGACTTTCGACTTCCCCGATTCATGATGTACGTGATCGGAAGTCTTGAAATTATCGGCTCGATTGGTTTGTTTGTGGAACCTTTGACTTTATGGGCCGCGGTGGGCCTCGCTGCTTTGATGGCTTTGGCAGTTGCCAGCCACATCAAGGCAAGGCACACGTTTGATAAAATTGCACCATCACTGTCTTTGATGATCCTCGCCACCATGCTTGCCGCGATCATCTATCGCTAG
- a CDS encoding outer membrane protein assembly factor BamB family protein encodes MTPRTSLAFVVLAAAFVSAAVAQDQWPEHRGPNQNYHLTSDDPYPKSWSVANDDNIRWRMPLPETGHSGIAIAGDKLFLTCFRTLTDGDQGPDGTSVSETRGYCLSADSGAILWSCDLPGRRPNQVNGTFTDSTTPTPVTDGKHVWFVNAGGFMACHTFDGQRVWGKEFEVRTKHSAKQFQPLLHGGNLYYAMMRDASDPMRRPQTATDYDKNSKTGWPWMHVRCFDAFTGQPTAVLPEGISVHSKGALGTLNGEPVLLHAKGGGHSPPEKPYGIGLTRLNPTHDLIWERPGLYFEGTHFIDEKHAYCFDKKDFFVLDLATGATIKQIRIRDVGNVSMFDEASGRYQQRPAASILKSQHLLTHRTNIGVGKYHFFMGGQPGILGRIDIETDEVSYLQVPVQIVIEDGKRKPSWREFRSGDDTGSGFSVKGDQRRLGHGFGHISAATPIVVNNHIYFSTVLGTVYVVDATTERFDERSLVAVNDLGEAGKTWTLSPFAAANGRLYQRTSREIICIADQD; translated from the coding sequence GTGACACCTCGCACATCCTTGGCGTTTGTCGTGCTTGCCGCCGCTTTCGTCTCCGCAGCGGTAGCCCAAGATCAATGGCCCGAACACCGTGGCCCCAATCAAAATTATCATCTGACCTCGGATGATCCCTACCCGAAATCGTGGAGCGTTGCCAACGATGACAACATTCGCTGGAGAATGCCTCTGCCGGAAACCGGTCACAGCGGCATCGCGATCGCAGGCGACAAGTTATTCCTGACCTGCTTTCGAACATTGACCGACGGGGACCAGGGCCCCGATGGTACATCGGTGTCCGAAACCCGGGGATACTGTCTGTCGGCGGATTCGGGGGCGATCTTATGGAGCTGTGATCTGCCGGGACGTCGGCCTAACCAGGTCAACGGCACCTTCACCGATTCGACGACCCCGACGCCGGTGACCGATGGCAAACATGTTTGGTTCGTCAACGCGGGCGGCTTCATGGCATGTCACACGTTCGACGGCCAGCGAGTGTGGGGCAAGGAATTCGAAGTTCGTACGAAGCACTCGGCGAAACAGTTCCAACCACTGCTGCACGGCGGCAACCTGTATTACGCCATGATGCGTGACGCGAGCGATCCGATGCGGCGCCCGCAAACAGCAACGGACTACGACAAGAACAGCAAGACCGGATGGCCGTGGATGCATGTGCGATGCTTCGACGCGTTCACCGGCCAGCCCACGGCGGTGTTACCCGAAGGCATCAGCGTTCACAGCAAAGGCGCCTTGGGAACCCTGAATGGCGAGCCCGTTTTGCTGCACGCCAAAGGTGGTGGTCACAGCCCGCCTGAAAAACCCTATGGCATCGGGCTGACTCGTCTGAACCCCACGCACGACCTGATCTGGGAACGGCCCGGTCTGTATTTCGAAGGGACGCACTTCATCGACGAAAAGCACGCCTATTGTTTCGACAAGAAAGACTTTTTCGTCTTGGATCTGGCAACGGGCGCGACGATCAAGCAAATTCGTATCCGCGACGTCGGCAACGTTTCCATGTTTGACGAAGCCAGTGGCCGCTATCAACAGCGACCGGCTGCTTCGATTCTGAAGTCGCAGCATCTGTTGACCCACCGCACCAACATCGGCGTCGGCAAGTACCACTTTTTCATGGGCGGTCAGCCGGGCATCTTGGGTCGCATCGATATCGAAACGGACGAAGTCAGCTATCTGCAGGTGCCCGTTCAGATCGTGATCGAAGACGGCAAGCGGAAACCATCGTGGCGAGAATTTCGATCCGGCGATGACACGGGATCTGGATTTTCTGTCAAAGGGGATCAGCGTCGGCTTGGTCACGGGTTCGGACACATTTCCGCAGCCACACCAATCGTCGTCAACAACCACATCTACTTTTCAACCGTATTGGGAACGGTCTACGTGGTCGACGCGACGACCGAGCGATTTGATGAACGTTCGCTGGTCGCAGTCAACGACCTCGGTGAAGCGGGCAAAACGTGGACGCTAAGCCCTTTCGCGGCCGCCAACGGACGTCTGTATCAACGCACCAGTCGAGAGATTATCTGCATCGCAGATCAAGACTGA
- a CDS encoding lysylphosphatidylglycerol synthase transmembrane domain-containing protein, translating into MHPTAKTALVVLAKFAFPAAIIGFLIWRIEPEQWEQLSSQPKNYGLLAAALVVSLAAMMLSFVRWCVLVRCQGIELSMLEAFRLGSIGFLLSFVSAGSVGGDVFKAVFLAKRRPGKRIAAVASVFVDRGAGLYGLLLLVAAGLMVSAPPASVDSALDMDKIKTATAVLIVVGSTVLAILVMGGRGVDRLIGWGSDLPLIGGIIRTVGPPLRMFHAHPFAFGSSILMSIGVQGLLVISMYLVARGMYPDPPTLAEHFVIVPIGMLASALPITPAGIGVLEFVTETLYRSVPAVPTEASGTLVALVFEIVKVVMAIIGTVFYWTAGAEVHESLEEAEGDQDLESDVLPDDGPPTGEGPNSVVNDRI; encoded by the coding sequence ATGCATCCCACCGCCAAAACCGCTCTCGTCGTGCTCGCCAAGTTTGCCTTCCCGGCGGCAATCATTGGATTTTTGATCTGGAGGATCGAACCAGAACAGTGGGAACAGCTATCGTCCCAACCCAAGAACTACGGTTTGCTGGCTGCGGCCCTGGTCGTATCGCTGGCCGCGATGATGCTGTCCTTCGTTCGCTGGTGTGTGCTGGTTCGCTGCCAGGGGATCGAATTGTCGATGTTGGAAGCGTTCCGGCTGGGATCGATCGGATTCTTGCTTTCGTTCGTATCCGCCGGTTCGGTGGGCGGCGATGTATTCAAAGCCGTTTTTCTGGCCAAACGACGTCCCGGCAAGCGAATTGCTGCGGTGGCTTCGGTGTTCGTCGACCGCGGTGCTGGACTGTACGGGCTGCTGTTGTTGGTCGCTGCGGGGTTGATGGTTTCGGCGCCACCGGCTTCCGTGGATTCGGCACTGGACATGGACAAGATCAAAACCGCGACAGCCGTATTGATCGTTGTCGGATCGACGGTCTTAGCGATCCTGGTGATGGGTGGCCGCGGGGTGGATCGGCTGATCGGCTGGGGCAGTGATTTGCCGCTGATCGGCGGCATCATTCGGACCGTGGGCCCGCCGCTGCGAATGTTTCACGCTCATCCGTTTGCGTTTGGTTCATCGATTTTGATGAGCATCGGTGTGCAGGGATTGTTGGTGATCAGCATGTACTTGGTCGCACGCGGGATGTATCCCGATCCGCCGACGTTGGCCGAACACTTCGTGATCGTCCCGATCGGCATGTTGGCGTCGGCGTTGCCGATCACCCCGGCCGGGATCGGGGTATTAGAATTTGTGACCGAAACGCTGTACCGCAGCGTCCCGGCCGTCCCCACCGAAGCCTCGGGAACGCTGGTCGCGTTGGTCTTTGAAATCGTCAAAGTGGTGATGGCGATCATCGGAACGGTGTTCTATTGGACCGCCGGCGCCGAGGTGCATGAGAGCCTCGAGGAAGCAGAGGGCGACCAGGATCTGGAATCGGACGTTTTACCAGACGATGGCCCCCCGACCGGCGAGGGCCCAAACAGCGTCGTCAATGATCGAATCTGA
- a CDS encoding response regulator → MTGRLRIVIADDELDIRDGFRRLLGKLGCNVVGEAASGAELVELCRTELPDVVITDIRMPELSGLDAAKQIRQTQTIPIIVVSARERPTEQDSEFIQAFLTKPVSGPDLDAAIKNVVAAPL, encoded by the coding sequence ATGACAGGACGTCTTCGAATCGTAATCGCTGATGATGAACTTGATATTCGAGATGGTTTCCGCCGTCTGTTGGGGAAACTCGGCTGCAATGTTGTTGGCGAAGCGGCCAGCGGTGCAGAACTGGTCGAACTATGCCGGACGGAATTGCCCGATGTCGTGATTACCGACATTCGCATGCCCGAGTTGTCCGGTTTGGACGCTGCCAAGCAGATTCGGCAGACGCAGACGATTCCGATCATCGTCGTCTCGGCACGCGAAAGGCCCACCGAACAGGATTCTGAGTTCATCCAGGCCTTCCTCACCAAACCGGTCAGCGGGCCGGATCTGGATGCTGCAATCAAGAATGTGGTTGCAGCCCCCCTGTAA
- a CDS encoding PAS domain S-box protein — MSKIQAMLESDLRCQTRVLKRLAEGASLDEVLQTLVEVSEESRPDMIASVLLINQQTGCLENGASRQLPEFYCKAVDGLRPGPSVGSCGTAAFTGKRVIVKDISTDPLWKDVRQLAQRANLHACWSEPIISASGEVLGTFAMYYRSPRAPNEHELAFVSNGASLAALAIQRVRYQFQVEHERAMFKTIIRSVPDALISTTLDRRITHFNRGATELFGYTIEEMLGKKTERLYANREDYILNLKVRFSGKHSDNLEASEILWRRKSGETFFGELVGTVVRDDDGQAIGFLGLIRDITDRKAAEAELAASQVKLVQAERLAAMGQMISAIAHESRNALQRIQVGVDMLQYEIKPENESRDDLDRISRAKADLQQLHDELRSFAGPIQLNITTCNIAEIWRQAWSNLQVSRKDRNAQLVEEIADVDLTCPIDAFRIEQVFRNLFENSLAAGKDPLQITVSCETVQSQNLYDVSSPHLRISVRDNGPGLPEEIRGKVFEAFHTTKVKGTGLGMAIARRFVEAHQGTIKIRDESIIGAEFIIELPRKPT; from the coding sequence ATGAGCAAAATCCAAGCGATGTTGGAGAGCGATTTGCGCTGCCAAACACGTGTATTGAAGCGATTGGCCGAGGGGGCATCGCTAGACGAAGTGCTTCAAACGCTGGTCGAAGTGTCTGAAGAATCACGTCCTGACATGATCGCGTCGGTATTGTTGATCAATCAACAAACCGGTTGCCTGGAAAACGGTGCATCCCGACAGCTACCCGAATTTTACTGTAAAGCGGTCGATGGCCTGCGGCCTGGGCCAAGCGTGGGTTCCTGCGGGACGGCTGCGTTCACCGGAAAGCGGGTCATCGTCAAAGACATATCCACCGACCCGCTATGGAAAGACGTTCGCCAGTTGGCCCAGCGAGCCAATCTACACGCTTGCTGGTCCGAACCGATCATCAGTGCAAGCGGCGAAGTGCTGGGCACGTTTGCGATGTACTACCGGAGCCCGCGTGCGCCCAACGAACACGAATTGGCGTTTGTGTCCAATGGCGCCAGCCTGGCCGCACTGGCGATCCAACGCGTTCGCTATCAGTTCCAAGTCGAACATGAACGCGCCATGTTCAAAACGATCATCCGTAGCGTGCCCGATGCGTTGATTTCAACGACACTTGATCGACGAATCACTCATTTCAATCGCGGTGCCACTGAACTGTTCGGCTACACCATCGAAGAGATGCTGGGGAAAAAAACGGAACGCCTGTACGCGAACCGAGAAGACTACATCCTTAATTTAAAGGTGAGGTTCAGTGGTAAACACAGCGATAACCTGGAGGCATCCGAAATCCTGTGGCGGCGAAAGTCGGGCGAGACGTTTTTCGGGGAACTGGTTGGCACCGTTGTTCGCGACGATGACGGCCAAGCGATCGGTTTTCTGGGACTGATTCGCGATATCACCGATCGGAAGGCCGCCGAAGCTGAGCTTGCCGCCAGCCAAGTTAAATTGGTTCAGGCCGAGCGGCTAGCCGCGATGGGCCAGATGATCTCGGCGATCGCACACGAAAGCCGCAACGCGCTTCAGCGAATCCAAGTCGGCGTGGACATGCTGCAGTACGAAATCAAACCAGAGAACGAGTCCCGCGACGACCTGGATCGAATCAGCCGGGCCAAAGCTGACCTACAGCAATTGCACGACGAACTCCGCAGTTTTGCCGGTCCCATTCAGCTGAACATCACCACGTGCAATATCGCGGAAATTTGGCGTCAAGCATGGTCGAACCTGCAGGTTTCCAGGAAAGATCGCAATGCCCAACTGGTCGAAGAGATTGCGGATGTCGATCTGACCTGCCCAATCGACGCGTTCCGAATCGAGCAGGTGTTTCGAAACCTGTTCGAAAACTCGCTGGCGGCCGGCAAAGATCCGCTCCAGATCACCGTGTCCTGCGAAACCGTACAGAGCCAAAATCTGTACGACGTTTCATCGCCCCACCTGCGAATCAGCGTTCGCGACAATGGGCCCGGATTGCCCGAGGAGATTCGCGGGAAGGTTTTCGAAGCTTTCCATACGACAAAGGTCAAAGGCACCGGTCTTGGCATGGCAATTGCCCGTAGGTTCGTCGAAGCGCATCAAGGTACTATCAAGATCCGAGACGAATCGATCATTGGTGCCGAATTCATCATTGAGTTGCCACGAAAGCCAACATGA
- a CDS encoding cis-3-hydroxy-L-proline dehydratase, which translates to MKIARIFAYRVELPLKEGSYHWSGGKSVSVFDSTVVGVETECGLIGYGEVCPLGPFYLPAYAEGVRAGMRELAPHLIGMDPRQLSVLNLRMDAALKGHPYVKSGIDIACWDILGKVSGLPVCVLMGGRFGESVRLYRAISQAAPDEMASNLAGYRDEGYTRFQLKVGGDPDTDIQRIRATRAVLSDKERLVADANTGWTQHEAQRVVRAVADLDVYIEQPCLSYEECLAIRRNTNHPFVLDENIDCLDMLLRAKGDLAMDVVNLKISKLGGLTKAAQARDLCVSMGIAMTLEDSWGGDVTTAAIAHLAHSTPEPLRFTSTDFNSYVTVSTADGAPQRENGFMKTSDAPGLGVVPKLDVLGDRVVEVS; encoded by the coding sequence ATGAAGATTGCTCGCATCTTTGCATATCGTGTCGAACTGCCTCTTAAAGAAGGATCCTACCACTGGTCCGGCGGCAAATCCGTTTCTGTTTTCGACAGCACGGTTGTGGGCGTTGAAACCGAATGCGGTCTGATTGGCTATGGCGAAGTCTGTCCACTGGGACCGTTTTACCTGCCCGCCTACGCCGAGGGCGTCCGAGCTGGGATGCGTGAACTTGCTCCGCATCTGATCGGCATGGACCCACGTCAATTGTCGGTTCTGAACTTGCGAATGGACGCGGCGTTAAAGGGCCACCCCTACGTCAAATCAGGGATCGACATTGCCTGCTGGGACATCCTGGGCAAAGTCAGTGGACTGCCGGTATGCGTTTTGATGGGAGGACGTTTTGGCGAATCCGTACGGCTCTACCGCGCGATTTCGCAGGCGGCACCGGACGAAATGGCCAGCAACCTAGCGGGCTACCGCGACGAAGGGTACACGCGTTTTCAATTGAAAGTGGGTGGCGATCCCGACACGGACATCCAACGCATTCGAGCGACCCGCGCCGTCCTCTCGGACAAAGAGCGTTTGGTTGCCGATGCCAACACCGGATGGACTCAGCACGAGGCCCAACGAGTGGTCCGAGCCGTTGCAGACCTAGACGTCTACATCGAACAACCTTGCCTCAGCTACGAAGAATGCCTGGCCATTCGACGCAACACCAACCATCCGTTCGTGCTGGATGAAAACATCGATTGCTTGGACATGCTGCTGCGAGCCAAAGGCGACCTCGCGATGGATGTCGTGAACCTAAAGATCAGCAAACTGGGCGGATTGACCAAAGCCGCACAAGCTCGCGATCTTTGCGTTTCGATGGGAATCGCAATGACGCTTGAAGACAGTTGGGGCGGTGATGTCACGACAGCCGCCATCGCTCACCTGGCTCACAGCACACCGGAACCGCTGCGATTCACAAGCACGGACTTCAACAGCTACGTCACGGTCAGCACCGCCGATGGGGCGCCCCAGCGTGAGAACGGTTTCATGAAGACAAGCGACGCCCCCGGATTGGGTGTGGTTCCCAAGTTGGATGTTCTAGGCGACCGAGTGGTCGAGGTATCGTAA